GGTTAAGTCCCAATACAGCAATTCTGGGCTTACGCACTCCAAAATCCTCTATCAGTGTACGATTCAGAGTTTTGATGCGTTTAATTATTTTTTCAACCGAAACAGATCCCGCTACTTTTTCAACCGGGATATGACCGGTAACCAGGCCCACTTTTAGTGTGTCGGATACCATCAACATTAATGCTTCATCTTTTCCACCGGCAAATTTTTGATCAAGATATTCGGTATGTCCTTTGAACTGAAATTCCTCCGATTGTATATTGTGTTTGTTGATGGGGGCAGTAACCAGCACATCAATTTTGTTAGTGGCTAATGCATTGCAGGCCGTTTCAAGCGATTTAAAAGCATACTTACCCCCTGAAGGAGTTGACTTCCCCAATTCAAAATTCACTTCTTCTTCATAAAGGTTCAGCAGATTGGGTTTTTTAGGATTTGCCTGATCAATATCACGGATAATATTGAAGCTGAAATCCTCAACTCCCATAGCTTTACGGTGATAGGAGGCTGTTTTTTGTGAACTAAAAAGAATAGGGATGCATAACTCCTCCATTGCAGGATCAACAAAGGTTTTAATAATAACCTCCAGGCCGATCCCGTTAATATCACCCTGGCTTATTCCTACACGTATTTTACCCGACATGGTTGTATTGTTAATAATGCGCTAAATTAAACAAAATAAGTATGGCTCTCCTGCGAATTACGAATAGACCGAATTTGCGAATCTGGAATAGTATCTGATTATGCTAAAGGATTCGTAAATTCGTCTTTTATTCGTAATTCGCAGGTGCATGATCATTGATTCACTTTTAAAGCGGGCATTGAATTTTGAACATCTTTCTATTGAGGAAGGTGTGTTTCTGTTCAGGAATGCGCCGACTGCTGAATTGATGTTTGTGGGAAATGAACTCCGTAAGATCCAAAAGCCGGATAACAAAGTAACCTGGATCATTGATCGCAACGTTAATACCACGAATGTATGTATTGCTAATTGTAAGTTCTGCAATTTTTACCGTATCCCCGGGCATAAAGAAGCTTATATCACCGATATTGAAACATATAAACGTAAAATTGAAGAGACATTCCGCCTGGGAGGAGAGCAACTTTTGCTTCAGGGCGGCCATCACCCCGATCTGGGCTTGAAATTTTATGTTGACCTGTTCAGGCAGCTAAAGACTTTATATCCTGATCTGAAACTTCATTCACTCGGCCCTCCTGAAATAGCGCACATTGCAAAACTCGAAAAATTAACGCATACAGAAGTGTTGAAAGCATTGATCGATGCAGGGCTTGATTCACTGCCCGGTGCCGGTGCCGAAATCCTGAACGACAGGGTGAGGCGCCTGATCTCAAAGGGAAAATGCGGAGGTCGTGAATGGCTGGATGTAATGCGTGCAGCGCACAGGCTTAATCTGACCACATCCGCGACGATGATGTTCGGGCATATTGAAACTATTGAAGAGCGTTTTGAGCATTTGGTGCTTTTGCGCCAGGTACAGGATGAAAAACCGGCAACTGCCAAAGGATTTCTTGCATTTATTCCATGGCCATTTCAGGACGATGGCACTTTGTTGAAACGTCATAAAGGAATTTCAAATAATGTTACCGGCGATGAATATGTGCGTATGATCGCGATGAGCCGCATTATGCTGCCGAATATTAAGAATATACAAGCCAGTTGGCTGACCGTAGGTAAACAGGTAGCCCAATTGTGTTTACATGCCGGGGCGAATGATTTTGGTTCAATTATGATCGAGGAGAATGTAGTTTCCGCGGCCGGTGCGCCCCACCGGTTTACTTCGAAAGGCATACAGGATGCGATACGCGAAGCTGGTTTTGAGCCACAATTGCGTACGCAGCAATATGAGTATCGTGAGTTGCCGGTTAACACGGTACAGCAGGTAATTAATTATTGATACTGCAATGTTTCATTATGATTATTATCTTTTCCCTTTCACAGCTTTAATAAATTCCATCAATGAATTCTTTACCTGCCGGGCGATAAATAATATATAAGCCGTGCTTCCTTTTTGCGTT
The sequence above is drawn from the Bacteroidota bacterium genome and encodes:
- the pdxA gene encoding 4-hydroxythreonine-4-phosphate dehydrogenase PdxA — translated: MSGKIRVGISQGDINGIGLEVIIKTFVDPAMEELCIPILFSSQKTASYHRKAMGVEDFSFNIIRDIDQANPKKPNLLNLYEEEVNFELGKSTPSGGKYAFKSLETACNALATNKIDVLVTAPINKHNIQSEEFQFKGHTEYLDQKFAGGKDEALMLMVSDTLKVGLVTGHIPVEKVAGSVSVEKIIKRIKTLNRTLIEDFGVRKPRIAVLGLNPHAGDNGTIGNEDIQVITTAINKAKDESILAYGPYPADGFFGNSTYLQFDAVLAMYHDQGLIPFKTIAFNNGVNYTAGLPVVRTSPDHGTAYAIAGKNIASEESFRKAIYTALDIFRKRNEYKQISANPLKSTPLRKE
- the mqnC gene encoding dehypoxanthine futalosine cyclase, which gives rise to MIIDSLLKRALNFEHLSIEEGVFLFRNAPTAELMFVGNELRKIQKPDNKVTWIIDRNVNTTNVCIANCKFCNFYRIPGHKEAYITDIETYKRKIEETFRLGGEQLLLQGGHHPDLGLKFYVDLFRQLKTLYPDLKLHSLGPPEIAHIAKLEKLTHTEVLKALIDAGLDSLPGAGAEILNDRVRRLISKGKCGGREWLDVMRAAHRLNLTTSATMMFGHIETIEERFEHLVLLRQVQDEKPATAKGFLAFIPWPFQDDGTLLKRHKGISNNVTGDEYVRMIAMSRIMLPNIKNIQASWLTVGKQVAQLCLHAGANDFGSIMIEENVVSAAGAPHRFTSKGIQDAIREAGFEPQLRTQQYEYRELPVNTVQQVINY